AGGATTCCGATAGATATCGAAAATATCGACCCGCTCCAGAAGAGGCTCTTCCTGTTTCCCGATGAAATCCAGAGGTTCCTGAACGGGGAGGTTTTCATCCACAATGAGAGCCATATCCCTGGCTACGGAAGGGAACTTCGGCAGACTCCGGAACATGGGTTGAGATCGCTTGAAGGAGTAGGTCTTGTCGAAGTCCAATTCAAACGTAAAGATGTTCCTTTTGAGATCGAAGGATTCCGCCACTTCGGGGCGAAGGCGCCCCAAAGCTCCGATACATTCCCCGGAGCAAAAAACCGACGCAGAAAGGGAAGGATCCAGATAAGGGGGCAGATCTTTCGCGACAAACCGTAATTCATTCAAAAAGAACAGTTCCAAAACGCTTTCGACCACCCCTTTCACATCAGTGAATTCCACTTCGGCTTCTCCGCCATAGAGGAGATGGGGATCGCGTTTTCCAGCCATGAGTCCTGCGAGATGGTGGGGTTCAAAGGGCAGAAGCTCCCCTTCTCTGGGAAGGAAGACCTTACTCAACTCAAATATCCTCAGATCTTCATTCCGATGGCCGAAGTTGTGCCGCGCCGTCTGCAGGAGACCGGGAATCAAAGAGGTCCGCATCACTCCCTGATCCTCGCTGAGCGGATTCTTCACGGGAACAGGATTGAGCCGCGGGTCATCGGCCGAGAACTTCAGCCTGCGCAGTGATTCCTGGGAAATAAACGAATAATTGAGCACCTCGAAAAAGCCGAACCCCTGCAGAAGGTTCTTCGCCTCCTGACGAATCCTGAAATGCGCATCAAGGGGGGCCGCACAGACATCGGCTTTGGGGTAAGTCACAGGAATTTTGTCGTAACCCACCAGACGGGCCACTTCCTCCGTCAAGTCCACTTCCCGCGTTATGTCCGGGCGGAATGAGGGTGAAATCACCTGCAACTCGTTTTCATTCAACTGCTTCACTTCCATTTCGATGCTCTTCAGCACCTGAGCCATCTGCGAAGCTTCGAGTTCGGTTCCGAGATAACGATTGGTGCGATCCACCCGCAGGGTCAAGACCGGTTTTTCAATGGGATTGGGGTAAACATCGATGCGCCCCGTGGCAATCTCACCGCCACCCACTTCAACCATCAATCGAGCTGCACGGTCCAATGCCCGAAGCACTCCCTCCGGATCGACCCCGCGTTCAAACCGATAACTCGACTCCGAGCGCAATCCGATCTTTTTCCCCGTCCGCCGGATGCAGACGGGCTGAAAATAGGCGCTTTCGATGAGCACGCGCGTGGTTTCTGCCGTGATTTCCGAATCCAGCCCCCCCATGATTCCGGCAATGGCTACGGGTCCGACGCCGTCGCAGATGAGCAGGGTATCATCAAAAAGAACCCGTTCAACGCCGTCGAGGGTGGTAAAACGCTCGCCCGCTTTGGCTTTACGCACGACGATTCGATTCTCGCGCAGGCTATCGAAATCAAAGGCGTGCAGTGGCTGGCCCATTTCCATAAGAATGTAGTTGGTGACGTCCACGATATTATTGATGGATCGAAGGCCGACGGCTTCCAGACTTTCCTTCAGCCAACGGGGAGAGGGACCGATCGTGATGCCCTCGACAACGCGCGCTGCGTATCTGGGACATCCCACCGGATCGTCTATGGTCACTGAAGCGAGGTTCTCGATACGAGGCCCTTTCTCCTGCACAGAGGAGTCAGGATATCTGAGGGGCGTTCCGCAGATGGCCGAAACTTCACGAGCAATGCCCAGCATGGACAAACAATCACCACGGTTGGGAGTGATGCTGACCTCAACAATGGTGTCTTCAATATCCAGGGCCTTGGACAAAGGAACCCCCAGGGGAAGGTCGTCGGGCAGGTGCCAGATGCCGCCGGCGTCTTCTCCGAGTCCCAACTCCTTCTGAGAGCAAAGCATGCCCTGGGACAGCTCACCACGAAGCTTGGTTTCCTGCAGCGTCATTCCATTGGGCATTTGAGTTCCGGGGAGAGCCAGAGGAGCAACGATGCCCTCTTTTACATTGGGCGCGCCACACACCACCTGATAGACTTTCTGTCCATCCGAAACATCACAGAGATGCAGCCGGTCAGCGCGCGGGTGAGGTCGCACCGTTTCGACACGCGCAGCCACCACTCCCTTCAAATGGGGATTCAGTTCACTGACGCCCTCCACTTCAAGGCCGACCATGGTCAGGCGGTGAATCAACTCTTCAACGGATAGGGGTACATCCACGTAATTATGGAGCCACTTTAGACTGACGATCATCCTCGAATCCCTCTTCTCCTTCCCCTGCAGACAGCTTCAGCGCGGCGAAGCAGAAAATATTGGGGAACAACAATCTGTTCCATTCTCAGTACAGTCGATGGGTGCCTAAAAAACGAGAAAAGTTCCCTTCATCCGCCGATTGTGTGAGACGGACGATCAGGAACCCGGGAAAGCGAAACGAAACCTGGATACGATCAAAATTGTTTTAAAAAACGGAGATCGTTTTCATAGAACAGGC
This region of Desulforhabdus amnigena genomic DNA includes:
- the pheT gene encoding phenylalanine--tRNA ligase subunit beta, producing MIVSLKWLHNYVDVPLSVEELIHRLTMVGLEVEGVSELNPHLKGVVAARVETVRPHPRADRLHLCDVSDGQKVYQVVCGAPNVKEGIVAPLALPGTQMPNGMTLQETKLRGELSQGMLCSQKELGLGEDAGGIWHLPDDLPLGVPLSKALDIEDTIVEVSITPNRGDCLSMLGIAREVSAICGTPLRYPDSSVQEKGPRIENLASVTIDDPVGCPRYAARVVEGITIGPSPRWLKESLEAVGLRSINNIVDVTNYILMEMGQPLHAFDFDSLRENRIVVRKAKAGERFTTLDGVERVLFDDTLLICDGVGPVAIAGIMGGLDSEITAETTRVLIESAYFQPVCIRRTGKKIGLRSESSYRFERGVDPEGVLRALDRAARLMVEVGGGEIATGRIDVYPNPIEKPVLTLRVDRTNRYLGTELEASQMAQVLKSIEMEVKQLNENELQVISPSFRPDITREVDLTEEVARLVGYDKIPVTYPKADVCAAPLDAHFRIRQEAKNLLQGFGFFEVLNYSFISQESLRRLKFSADDPRLNPVPVKNPLSEDQGVMRTSLIPGLLQTARHNFGHRNEDLRIFELSKVFLPREGELLPFEPHHLAGLMAGKRDPHLLYGGEAEVEFTDVKGVVESVLELFFLNELRFVAKDLPPYLDPSLSASVFCSGECIGALGRLRPEVAESFDLKRNIFTFELDFDKTYSFKRSQPMFRSLPKFPSVARDMALIVDENLPVQEPLDFIGKQEEPLLERVDIFDIYRNPQWGGKQKSVGYRLVYRSADRSLTDEEVNEIHNRLVQKVLDVFHATLR